In the Argonema galeatum A003/A1 genome, one interval contains:
- the apcB gene encoding allophycocyanin subunit beta yields the protein MRDAVTNLIRNYDVSGRYLDRNGIDTLKAYFETGTARVAAAAVINGNAAAIVKQAGLRLFEELPELIRPGGNAYTTRRYAACLRDMDYYLRYASYALVAGDTNVLDERVLQGLRETYNSLGVPIGPTVRGIQIMKDIVKEQVAAAGIVNTAFVDQPFDHLTREFSEQDV from the coding sequence ATGCGGGACGCAGTAACAAATCTGATTAGAAATTACGATGTTAGCGGTCGGTATTTAGACCGGAATGGTATCGATACGCTGAAAGCTTATTTTGAGACGGGTACGGCGCGGGTTGCGGCGGCGGCTGTGATTAATGGTAATGCGGCGGCAATTGTCAAGCAGGCTGGTTTGCGGTTGTTTGAAGAACTGCCGGAACTGATTCGCCCCGGTGGAAATGCTTACACGACTCGTCGCTATGCCGCCTGTCTGCGGGATATGGATTATTATTTGCGCTATGCCAGCTATGCTTTGGTGGCAGGCGATACGAATGTGCTGGATGAGCGGGTGCTGCAAGGGTTGCGGGAAACTTACAATTCTTTAGGTGTACCGATCGGCCCAACGGTGCGCGGTATCCAGATTATGAAAGATATTGTGAAAGAACAAGTGGCAGCTGCTGGGATTGTAAATACGGCGTTTGTGGATCAGCCTTTTGACCATCTGACTCGCGAGTTTAGCGAACAAGATGTTTAA
- a CDS encoding type II toxin-antitoxin system HicB family antitoxin: MSLIKSRTFTAIVFWEEDVYVAKCPQVSTASQGETIEEALVNLKEATELYLEEFPYY, encoded by the coding sequence ATGAGTCTAATAAAATCTCGGACTTTTACGGCGATCGTTTTTTGGGAAGAGGATGTATATGTGGCGAAATGTCCTCAAGTGAGTACGGCGAGTCAGGGTGAGACGATAGAAGAGGCGTTGGTTAATCTTAAAGAAGCAACAGAGTTGTATTTAGAAGAATTTCCTTATTATTGA
- a CDS encoding DUF29 family protein, producing MEELLTLKDLLLKGDIKGSLAIVEELEEMSKDDKINNIGSYAIILLLHLIKQQVENRTTRSWDVYIYNSASAIKKKNKRRKAGGFYLTLEELSLAIEEAYPDAIKAASLEVEEGLYDADTLETMVNREEILNRAMALISPES from the coding sequence ATGGAAGAATTACTGACCCTGAAAGACTTACTGCTCAAAGGCGATATCAAAGGTTCGCTAGCTATAGTTGAAGAACTTGAAGAAATGAGTAAAGATGATAAAATTAATAATATTGGTAGTTATGCCATTATACTATTGTTGCATTTAATCAAACAGCAAGTAGAAAATCGCACGACTCGTTCTTGGGATGTATATATTTATAACTCGGCTTCGGCAATTAAAAAGAAGAATAAGCGGCGGAAAGCAGGAGGTTTTTATTTGACATTAGAAGAATTATCCTTGGCTATAGAAGAAGCATACCCAGATGCGATCAAAGCTGCTTCTTTAGAAGTAGAGGAAGGGCTTTATGATGCCGATACTCTGGAAACTATGGTTAATCGAGAAGAAATCTTGAATCGCGCAATGGCACTTATATCGCCGGAATCATGA
- a CDS encoding tetratricopeptide repeat protein has protein sequence MSRSLKVAPKYIERVKLARKRCGFPSVKAFATEMGIAYATASNFLNGHPVDYLNFVEFSEKLGLDWQSIVYIEPDLPPLPTDNPSVTSATKSVANTPPENVSHQGIDPSRFIGRERELAELHELLQQNGQVAITAVAGMAGVGKTELAIQYARQHLADYPGGACRLAGQEPQMGVELIRFFEDGFNLIAPDDRDLPSRVQFCWKRWQRDGEVLVLLDDVKRYSEIEDYLPPRNSRFKVLMTTQLDFSLNSSVQQLSVKVPELKAAIEILQSFIGKSRISQESEIAAELCQWLGCLPLALTLVGSYLQEFPKLSLQTMLARLKNQKLQHASFDPQHNPTLDKKSSRALAAAFELSWERLGEMDENAQTIGCRLSLYALAPIPLSFEADEEDLSPNLSPARREALNFHVPPSLAGKGVRGLGQNEVEVWETAIKNLRKLHLLDEKGAESYQLHSLIREFFQDKLAQLKKAEDLKRDFVAKMAAVAKQLPYQANRDLIVAFNPNIPHLIEVAKHHIAYLSNDDLPSPFTALARFYRDQGFYDLAAPWLEERLAVTKVRFGSEHHLVASYLNNLAMLYENQGRYSEAEPLFLQALELNKHLLGDEHEEVATCLRNLANLYDSQGLYKKAEPLILQALKLNKRLLGDEHSHVAGCLNNLAMLYQSQARYREAEPLLVEALEMWKRLLGEEHRNVAICLNNLALVYEDTERYEEAESLYLEALELFKRLLGEEHPDVAKSLYNLAMFYQSQGRHSEAQQLYVQALTIREQRLGSGHPLTVKVRENFTNFLRQVIREGAADLEMLEDNPLVREILEEVSAEIEQSQDTTNE, from the coding sequence ATGTCGCGATCGCTCAAAGTTGCCCCAAAATATATAGAACGAGTTAAACTAGCGCGAAAGCGGTGTGGCTTTCCTAGCGTCAAGGCTTTCGCGACGGAGATGGGGATAGCCTACGCTACGGCTAGCAACTTCCTTAACGGCCACCCTGTTGATTATCTCAATTTTGTCGAATTTAGCGAGAAGCTGGGCTTAGATTGGCAAAGCATCGTCTACATCGAACCCGACTTACCCCCGCTACCTACCGACAACCCATCCGTTACATCCGCTACAAAATCCGTTGCTAACACCCCACCGGAAAACGTCAGCCACCAAGGAATTGACCCCAGTCGCTTTATCGGACGGGAACGAGAACTCGCCGAACTGCACGAATTATTGCAGCAAAACGGACAAGTCGCCATTACTGCGGTGGCGGGTATGGCTGGCGTGGGGAAAACGGAACTCGCCATCCAATATGCTAGGCAACATTTGGCGGACTATCCCGGTGGCGCTTGCAGGCTGGCGGGACAAGAACCTCAAATGGGAGTGGAATTAATCCGGTTTTTTGAAGATGGATTTAATTTAATTGCGCCGGATGACCGAGATTTGCCAAGTCGGGTGCAATTCTGCTGGAAGCGTTGGCAAAGAGACGGCGAAGTTTTGGTGTTGCTGGATGATGTGAAGCGATATAGCGAAATTGAAGATTACCTACCGCCTCGGAATTCGCGCTTTAAAGTGCTGATGACGACTCAGTTGGATTTTTCTTTGAATTCATCGGTGCAACAGTTATCTGTGAAGGTGCCGGAATTAAAGGCGGCTATCGAGATATTGCAGTCGTTTATCGGCAAAAGCCGCATCTCTCAGGAGTCAGAAATAGCTGCCGAACTTTGTCAATGGCTGGGTTGTTTGCCTTTGGCTTTGACTTTAGTGGGAAGCTATCTGCAAGAATTTCCTAAATTGTCGCTTCAGACGATGTTGGCGCGGTTGAAAAATCAGAAACTCCAACACGCATCCTTTGACCCGCAGCATAACCCAACTCTCGATAAAAAGTCGAGTCGCGCTTTGGCGGCGGCGTTTGAATTGAGTTGGGAACGTTTGGGAGAAATGGATGAAAATGCACAAACAATTGGCTGTCGCCTCAGTTTATATGCGTTAGCGCCGATTCCTTTGTCGTTCGAGGCGGATGAGGAAGACCTCTCTCCAAACCTCTCTCCTGCAAGGAGAGAGGCTTTGAATTTTCATGTTCCCCCTTCCCTTGCAGGGAAGGGGGTTAGGGGGTTAGGTCAGAATGAGGTAGAAGTTTGGGAAACAGCGATTAAAAATTTGCGAAAGCTGCATTTGCTGGATGAAAAAGGTGCAGAAAGTTATCAATTGCATTCGTTAATTCGAGAATTTTTCCAGGATAAATTAGCGCAATTAAAGAAAGCGGAGGATTTGAAGCGTGATTTTGTAGCAAAAATGGCAGCGGTTGCAAAGCAACTTCCTTATCAAGCTAATCGTGATTTAATTGTTGCTTTCAATCCTAACATCCCGCATCTGATAGAAGTGGCTAAGCATCACATTGCCTATCTTAGCAATGACGATTTACCCTCACCTTTTACAGCCTTAGCCAGATTCTATAGAGATCAAGGGTTCTATGATTTAGCAGCACCTTGGCTTGAGGAGCGCTTAGCTGTCACTAAAGTCCGCTTCGGTTCCGAGCATCACCTTGTAGCATCTTACCTCAACAATCTAGCTATGCTTTACGAGAATCAAGGCCGATACAGTGAGGCGGAACCGTTGTTTTTGCAAGCTTTGGAACTGAACAAACACCTGCTAGGTGATGAGCATGAAGAAGTAGCAACTTGCCTCCGCAATCTGGCCAACCTCTACGATTCGCAAGGTCTTTATAAAAAAGCGGAACCGTTGATTTTGCAAGCCTTGAAGCTCAACAAACGTTTACTAGGTGACGAGCATTCCCATGTCGCAGGATGCCTCAACAATTTGGCAATGCTCTACCAATCTCAAGCTCGTTACAGGGAAGCAGAACCATTGTTAGTCGAAGCGTTGGAAATGTGGAAACGTCTGCTAGGAGAGGAGCATCGTAATGTAGCAATTTGCCTGAACAATCTAGCTTTAGTCTATGAAGATACAGAGCGCTACGAGGAAGCGGAATCACTATATTTAGAAGCCTTAGAACTTTTTAAACGCCTGCTGGGAGAGGAGCATCCCGACGTAGCAAAGAGCCTCTACAATTTGGCTATGTTCTACCAATCTCAAGGACGCCACAGCGAAGCGCAGCAATTGTATGTGCAAGCTTTGACGATTCGCGAGCAGAGGTTAGGGTCGGGTCATCCCCTTACTGTTAAGGTTCGTGAAAACTTTACAAATTTCTTGAGGCAGGTAATTCGTGAAGGTGCTGCCGATTTAGAGATGCTAGAAGATAATCCTTTAGTTCGAGAAATACTGGAGGAAGTTTCAGCAGAAATTGAACAATCCCAGGATACAACAAATGAGTGA
- a CDS encoding DUF29 family protein, producing MEEILELKDMLLKGDIKGSLAIVEELEQMSKDDKINNIGSYGIIVLLHLIKQQVENRSTRSWESSIRNSARTIQRKNKRRKAGGFYLTPEELRLTLEEVYPDAVDAAAREVEEGRYEPEELEELVNKEEIIDRALALILPPE from the coding sequence ATGGAAGAAATACTTGAACTCAAAGATATGCTGCTTAAAGGTGACATCAAAGGTTCATTGGCAATTGTTGAAGAACTCGAACAAATGAGCAAAGATGACAAAATTAATAACATCGGTAGCTATGGAATAATAGTATTGCTGCATTTGATTAAACAACAAGTAGAAAATCGCAGCACTCGGTCTTGGGAGTCGTCGATTCGGAATTCGGCTAGGACAATTCAAAGAAAGAATAAGCGGCGCAAAGCTGGAGGATTTTACCTAACACCAGAAGAATTACGTTTAACGCTAGAAGAAGTTTACCCAGATGCTGTTGATGCTGCTGCTAGGGAGGTAGAAGAAGGACGTTACGAACCTGAAGAATTAGAGGAATTGGTTAACAAAGAGGAAATTATCGATCGCGCCTTAGCTTTGATTTTACCGCCAGAGTGA
- a CDS encoding DUF29 family protein — MEEILELKYLLLKGDIKGSLVIVEELEEMSKKDIIKAIRSYAVILLLHLIKQQSENRTTRSWSVSIRNSVREIQRENKRRKAEGYYLPPEELLETLKEAYLNAIDEASLEVEEGRYEPEELEKLVNKEEIIDRALALILSSE; from the coding sequence ATGGAAGAAATACTCGAACTCAAATATCTTCTGCTAAAAGGCGATATAAAAGGTTCGTTAGTGATTGTTGAAGAACTTGAAGAAATGAGCAAAAAAGATATAATAAAGGCGATTCGTAGCTATGCAGTAATTCTGCTGTTGCATTTAATTAAACAACAATCCGAAAATCGCACCACTCGTTCTTGGTCAGTCTCAATTCGCAATTCTGTTCGAGAAATTCAGAGAGAAAATAAGCGCCGGAAAGCTGAAGGTTATTACTTACCGCCAGAAGAGTTATTGGAAACTCTAAAAGAAGCCTATCTGAACGCTATTGACGAGGCTTCCCTAGAAGTGGAAGAAGGACGTTACGAACCGGAAGAATTAGAGAAACTGGTTAACAAAGAGGAAATTATCGATCGCGCCTTAGCTTT